One genomic region from Paroceanicella profunda encodes:
- a CDS encoding sigma-54-dependent transcriptional regulator, with protein MTDALPLILLVDDERAVRTALAQTLDLAGFEVRTASALIEAMDHVTAGFPGAVISDVRMPGRDGFDLLARIRALDPDLPVVLLTGHGDIPMAVRAMGAGAYDFLEKPCPPAQLVEVATRACEKRRLVLENRALRQALSGADPAARVIGASEPAERLRARIRTLGATPADLLITGETGTGKELAARAIHDLRHPGGPFVAVNCALLTEDLAEPVLFGAKGQEGAARRAQGGTLFLDEIGSMPPSRQPALLRLVEAREIQGPEGVTRLGLSIMAATNADPRALVGSGALRADLFFRLDVARLDIPPLRSRAGDIPALYRHFTEAAAGRFARPVPPLAPGELAGLLARPWPGNLRELRNVAERRLLGLAEAEAPAEEPGLAGQVNRVERALIAEALRATGGRVAEACDLLALPRKTLYDKLKRHGLQPELFRSEADAD; from the coding sequence ATGACCGATGCCCTCCCCCTCATCCTGCTGGTGGACGACGAACGCGCCGTGCGCACCGCCCTGGCCCAGACGCTGGACCTCGCCGGCTTCGAGGTGCGCACCGCCAGCGCCCTGATCGAGGCGATGGACCACGTGACCGCGGGCTTCCCCGGCGCGGTGATCTCCGACGTGCGCATGCCCGGGCGTGACGGGTTCGACCTGCTGGCGCGCATCCGCGCGCTGGACCCGGACCTGCCGGTGGTGCTGCTCACCGGCCACGGCGACATCCCGATGGCGGTGCGCGCAATGGGGGCGGGGGCCTATGACTTCCTGGAGAAGCCGTGCCCGCCGGCACAGCTCGTCGAGGTCGCCACCCGGGCCTGCGAGAAGCGCCGGCTGGTGCTGGAGAACCGCGCCCTGCGCCAGGCGCTCTCGGGGGCGGACCCCGCGGCGCGGGTGATCGGCGCCTCGGAGCCGGCCGAGCGGCTGCGCGCGCGCATCCGCACCCTCGGCGCCACCCCGGCCGACCTGCTCATCACCGGCGAGACCGGCACCGGCAAGGAACTGGCCGCCCGGGCCATCCATGACCTGCGCCACCCCGGCGGGCCCTTCGTGGCGGTAAACTGCGCGCTGCTCACCGAGGATCTGGCGGAGCCGGTGCTCTTCGGTGCCAAGGGGCAGGAGGGCGCGGCGCGGCGCGCGCAGGGCGGCACGCTGTTTCTCGACGAGATCGGCTCCATGCCGCCGTCCCGGCAGCCGGCGCTGCTGCGCCTGGTCGAGGCGCGGGAGATCCAGGGGCCGGAGGGCGTGACCCGGCTGGGCCTGTCGATCATGGCCGCCACCAACGCCGACCCGCGGGCGCTGGTCGGCTCCGGTGCGCTGCGCGCCGACCTGTTCTTCCGGCTGGACGTGGCGCGGCTCGACATCCCGCCGCTGCGCAGCCGGGCCGGGGACATTCCCGCCCTCTACCGGCATTTCACCGAAGCGGCCGCCGGGCGGTTCGCCCGCCCCGTTCCGCCGCTCGCGCCGGGGGAACTGGCGGGGCTGCTGGCCCGGCCCTGGCCCGGAAACCTGCGCGAACTGCGCAATGTCGCCGAGCGGCGGCTGCTCGGCCTTGCGGAGGCGGAGGCCCCGGCGGAGGAACCGGGCCTCGCCGGCCAGGTGAACCGGGTGGAGCGCGCGCTGATCGCCGAGGCGCTGCGCGCCACCGGCGGCCGGGTGGCGGAGGCCTGCGACCTGCTCGCCCTGCCGCGCAAGACCCTCTATGACAAGCTCAAGCGCCACGGCCTGCAGCCCGAGCTGTTCCGCAGCGAGGCCGACGCGGACTGA
- the gpt gene encoding xanthine phosphoribosyltransferase: MTDRLPHEKGFHVSWDQIHRDSRALAWRLDHQGPGEGGVWTAVVAITRGGMAPAMILARELDIRVVDTISVKSYDHQTQAEAHVLKAPDAAMMGDGTGILVVDDLVDSGKTLELVRSLYPKAHFATVYAKPKGRPMVDTYVTEVSQDTWIFFPWDMALQYVEPYRGR; encoded by the coding sequence ATGACCGACCGGCTGCCGCACGAGAAAGGGTTCCACGTCTCCTGGGACCAGATCCACCGCGACAGCCGCGCGCTCGCCTGGCGGCTGGACCACCAGGGCCCGGGCGAAGGCGGGGTGTGGACGGCCGTGGTCGCCATCACCCGCGGCGGCATGGCCCCGGCGATGATCCTCGCCCGCGAGCTCGACATCCGCGTCGTCGACACGATCTCGGTGAAGAGCTACGATCACCAGACCCAGGCCGAGGCCCATGTCCTGAAGGCGCCCGACGCGGCGATGATGGGCGACGGCACCGGCATCCTCGTGGTCGACGACCTGGTGGATTCCGGCAAGACCCTCGAACTGGTGCGCAGCCTCTACCCGAAGGCGCATTTCGCCACCGTCTACGCCAAGCCCAAGGGCCGGCCGATGGTCGACACCTACGTGACCGAGGTGAGCCAGGACACCTGGATCTTCTTCCCCTGGGACATGGCGCTGCAATACGTCGAGCCCTACCGGGGCCGCTGA
- a CDS encoding 2-hydroxyacid dehydrogenase, with product MKPEILMMGPMHPVCMTALEDAYTIHRYWEADNKTAFLAENGPGIRAVATNGHLGCPEAIITALPKLEIISSYGVGYDAIPVKFAIEHGARITNTPNVLNDAVAEMALGLMLALCRRIPQADAFMREGKWAKGGYPLTGELTDRKVGILGLGRIGKEIAKRCEAFKMTVVYHGRRAQEGVEWQYYGDLEEMARDVDWLVVIAPGSAETKGIVSRKVLEALGPDGAIVNVARGALIDEAAMAELLASGGLGGAALDVFEEEPLPDVTPFLLDNVVLSPHQGSATYKTRAAMGQLVVDNLAAHFAGKPLISEVTE from the coding sequence ATGAAACCTGAAATCCTGATGATGGGCCCCATGCACCCGGTGTGCATGACGGCCCTGGAAGACGCCTACACCATCCACCGTTACTGGGAAGCGGACAACAAGACCGCCTTCCTGGCCGAGAACGGCCCCGGCATCCGCGCCGTGGCCACCAATGGCCACCTGGGCTGCCCGGAAGCGATCATCACCGCGCTGCCGAAACTGGAGATCATCTCCAGCTACGGCGTGGGCTATGACGCGATCCCGGTGAAATTCGCCATCGAGCATGGCGCGAGGATCACCAACACGCCGAACGTGCTGAACGACGCCGTGGCCGAGATGGCGCTGGGGCTGATGCTGGCGCTGTGCCGGCGCATCCCGCAGGCCGATGCCTTCATGCGCGAGGGCAAATGGGCCAAGGGCGGCTATCCGCTCACCGGCGAGCTGACCGACCGCAAGGTGGGCATCCTCGGGCTGGGGCGGATCGGCAAGGAAATCGCGAAGCGCTGCGAGGCGTTCAAGATGACCGTGGTCTATCACGGCCGCCGCGCCCAGGAGGGCGTGGAGTGGCAGTATTACGGCGATCTCGAGGAGATGGCCCGTGACGTGGACTGGCTGGTGGTCATCGCCCCCGGCTCGGCCGAGACGAAGGGCATCGTGAGCCGCAAGGTGCTGGAGGCCCTCGGGCCGGACGGCGCCATCGTGAACGTGGCCCGCGGCGCGCTGATCGACGAGGCGGCGATGGCCGAGCTGCTGGCCAGCGGCGGCCTGGGCGGCGCGGCCCTCGACGTGTTCGAGGAGGAGCCCCTGCCGGACGTCACGCCCTTCCTGCTCGACAATGTCGTGCTCTCGCCCCACCAGGGCTCGGCCACCTACAAGACCCGGGCGGCCATGGGCCAGCTGGTGGTGGACAATCTCGCCGCGCATTTCGCCGGCAAGCCGCTGATCTCCGAAGTCACGGAGTGA
- a CDS encoding sensor histidine kinase, with protein MRRYLPFCLILAATLLAGGVGWWAGRSTGMDRLAARGENTLRLARDRLEGQIDRYRALPRLVAEMPVIARSLGDMPGAIPEANELMERLAGFTGALDIYLMRPDGLTIAASNWRREPTFIGNNYTFRPYFRDALAGGLGRYHARGSITALRGYFFASPVRAPDNTVIGVVAVKVDVEVLEAGWQDEQDLIWFTDRNSVVFIASKPGLVFRTTALLPDRELTEMILSRQYDRAPLRNLPEFGRGSIEGRETWTVGAPWAEFGLRPGTVLHLSQPVNPLGFDAHILLDTGEVLSGARLTGVSSGAVVLVLGLGWLLLAQRRAALAARLQFEEDTRAELSRLVGERTRELTRTNHRLIGEVAERRAAEEALRRAQDDLVQAGKLSALGQMSAGISHELNQPLAAIRSFAENGTILLDRGREAEARENLTQIADLTARMARIIRNLRAFVRREGEELRDVALDQVVADSLGLLEGRFAEEGVTVDWAPGGIVVRGGGVRLAQVLVNLLSNAADAMRGQPAPHIGISATRAGDGRVSLSVRDSGPGLSEDAAGRLFDPFYTTKQVGEGHGLGLGLSISYGIVQSFGGVIRGATHPDGGAVFTVTLTEGAREEAA; from the coding sequence ATGCGCCGCTATCTGCCGTTCTGCCTGATCCTCGCGGCCACGCTGCTGGCGGGCGGCGTGGGGTGGTGGGCCGGGCGCAGCACCGGCATGGACCGCCTTGCCGCGCGGGGCGAGAACACCCTGCGCCTGGCGCGCGACCGCCTGGAAGGCCAGATCGACCGCTACCGCGCCCTGCCGCGCCTGGTGGCGGAGATGCCGGTGATCGCGCGCAGCCTCGGCGACATGCCCGGCGCCATCCCGGAGGCGAACGAGCTGATGGAGCGGCTCGCGGGTTTCACCGGCGCGCTCGACATCTACCTGATGCGCCCGGACGGGCTCACCATCGCCGCCTCCAACTGGCGCCGCGAGCCCACGTTCATCGGCAACAACTACACTTTCCGCCCCTATTTCCGCGACGCGCTGGCCGGGGGGCTGGGCCGCTACCACGCCCGGGGCTCCATCACCGCGCTGCGCGGCTATTTCTTCGCCAGCCCCGTGCGCGCGCCCGACAACACGGTGATCGGCGTCGTGGCGGTGAAGGTGGACGTGGAGGTGCTGGAGGCCGGCTGGCAGGACGAGCAGGACCTGATCTGGTTCACGGACCGCAATTCCGTGGTGTTCATCGCCTCGAAACCCGGGCTGGTGTTCCGCACCACGGCACTGCTGCCGGACCGTGAGCTGACCGAGATGATCCTGTCGCGCCAGTATGACCGGGCGCCGCTGCGCAACCTGCCGGAGTTCGGCCGCGGCAGCATCGAGGGCCGGGAAACCTGGACGGTGGGCGCGCCCTGGGCGGAGTTCGGCCTGCGCCCGGGCACGGTGCTGCACCTGTCGCAGCCGGTGAACCCGCTGGGGTTCGACGCCCATATCCTGCTCGACACCGGGGAGGTGCTGTCCGGCGCCCGGCTGACGGGCGTGTCCTCCGGCGCCGTGGTGCTGGTGCTGGGGCTGGGCTGGCTGCTGCTGGCGCAGCGCCGGGCCGCGCTGGCCGCCCGGCTGCAGTTTGAGGAGGACACCCGCGCCGAGCTCTCGCGCCTGGTGGGCGAGCGCACGCGCGAGCTCACCCGCACCAACCACCGGCTGATCGGCGAGGTGGCCGAGCGCCGCGCGGCGGAGGAGGCGCTGCGCCGCGCGCAGGACGACCTCGTTCAGGCGGGCAAGCTCTCCGCCCTCGGGCAGATGTCTGCCGGCATCAGCCACGAGCTGAACCAGCCGCTTGCCGCCATCCGCTCCTTCGCGGAGAACGGCACCATCCTGCTCGACCGTGGCCGCGAGGCGGAGGCGCGCGAGAACCTCACCCAGATCGCCGATCTCACCGCCCGCATGGCCCGGATCATCCGCAACCTGCGCGCCTTCGTGCGCCGGGAGGGCGAGGAACTGCGCGACGTGGCGCTGGACCAGGTGGTGGCCGACAGCCTGGGCCTGCTCGAGGGCCGCTTCGCCGAGGAGGGGGTGACGGTGGACTGGGCGCCCGGCGGCATCGTGGTGCGCGGCGGCGGCGTGCGCCTCGCGCAGGTGCTGGTGAACCTGCTCTCCAACGCCGCGGACGCGATGCGCGGCCAACCCGCGCCGCACATCGGGATCAGTGCCACGCGCGCCGGCGACGGGCGGGTGAGCCTGAGCGTGCGTGACAGCGGCCCCGGCCTTTCCGAGGATGCCGCCGGCCGGCTGTTCGACCCGTTCTACACCACCAAGCAGGTGGGGGAGGGGCATGGCCTGGGCCTTGGCCTGTCGATCTCCTACGGCATCGTGCAGAGCTTCGGCGGCGTGATCCGCGGGGCCACCCATCCCGACGGTGGCGCGGTGTTCACCGTGACCCTCACCGAAGGCGCGCGCGAGGAAGCCGCATGA
- the fabI gene encoding enoyl-ACP reductase FabI produces the protein MSGKRGLIMGVANDKSIAWGIARECAAAGAEIAFTFQGEALERRVRPLAESIGSDMILPCDVTDPASIDAAFAAIEARWGKLDFIVHAIGFSDKNELRGRYVDTSYANFELTMNVSVYSFTAVAQRAEKLMGDGGSMLTLTYYGSERVMPHYNVMGIAKSALECSVRYMAMDLGPRGIRVNSLSAGPIKTLAASGIGDFRYILKWNELNSPLRRNVTTTDVGKAGMYLLSDLSSGVTGENHHVDSGYHVVGMKAEDAPDIDVVSGRKE, from the coding sequence ATGAGCGGCAAGCGCGGGCTGATCATGGGTGTTGCCAATGATAAGTCCATTGCCTGGGGGATTGCCCGGGAATGTGCGGCCGCAGGCGCCGAGATAGCCTTCACCTTCCAGGGTGAGGCACTGGAGCGGCGTGTGCGCCCGCTGGCGGAATCCATCGGGTCGGACATGATCCTGCCCTGCGACGTGACGGACCCCGCATCGATCGACGCGGCCTTCGCCGCGATCGAGGCGCGATGGGGCAAGCTGGACTTCATCGTCCACGCGATCGGCTTTTCGGACAAGAACGAGCTGCGCGGCCGCTACGTGGACACCAGCTACGCGAATTTCGAGCTGACGATGAACGTCTCCGTCTATTCCTTCACGGCTGTCGCGCAGCGCGCCGAGAAGCTGATGGGCGACGGCGGCTCGATGCTCACCCTCACCTATTACGGCTCCGAGCGGGTGATGCCGCATTACAACGTGATGGGCATCGCGAAATCGGCGCTGGAATGCTCCGTGCGCTACATGGCGATGGACCTCGGGCCGCGCGGCATCCGGGTGAACTCGCTCTCCGCCGGGCCGATCAAGACGCTGGCGGCCTCGGGCATCGGCGATTTCCGCTACATCCTGAAGTGGAATGAGCTGAACTCCCCCCTGCGCCGCAACGTGACCACCACGGACGTGGGCAAGGCCGGGATGTACCTGCTCTCCGACCTCTCCTCCGGCGTGACGGGCGAGAACCACCATGTCGATTCCGGATACCACGTCGTGGGCATGAAGGCCGAGGACGCACCGGACATCGACGTCGTTTCGGGGCGCAAGGAATGA
- a CDS encoding TRAP transporter substrate-binding protein, which yields MRLATFAAAAALTLAAGSAFAQCDPGETVIKFSHVTNADKHPKGLAAALFAQRVNEEMNGKVCVEVFPNSSLYGDDKEMEALLLGDVQMIAPSLSKFEQFTKKFRIFDLPFMFKNMEAVDEFQGTDEIQELKSSMVKRGVMGLRFWHNGLKQFSANKPLLEPEDAKGLKFRVQSSDVLVAQMSALGASPQKMAFSEVYGALQTGVVDGQENTWSNIYGQKFFEVQDGSTETNHGLLDYLVAVNAQWWMGLPEDVRTQISQILDEVTDERNAEVNAVDMAARQAILDAGGVIRELTPEQRKDWVVAMKPVWEQFEKDVSPEFIALAQSINDKH from the coding sequence ATGCGTCTTGCGACCTTTGCCGCCGCGGCGGCTCTCACCCTCGCGGCCGGTTCGGCCTTCGCCCAGTGCGACCCCGGCGAGACCGTGATCAAGTTCAGCCATGTCACCAATGCCGACAAGCATCCCAAGGGCCTCGCGGCCGCCCTCTTCGCCCAGCGCGTGAACGAGGAGATGAACGGCAAGGTGTGCGTGGAGGTGTTCCCGAACTCCTCGCTCTACGGCGATGACAAGGAGATGGAGGCCCTGCTGCTCGGCGACGTGCAGATGATCGCGCCCTCGCTCTCCAAGTTCGAGCAGTTCACCAAGAAGTTCCGCATCTTCGACCTGCCCTTCATGTTCAAGAACATGGAAGCGGTGGACGAGTTCCAGGGCACCGACGAGATCCAGGAACTCAAGTCCAGCATGGTCAAGCGCGGCGTGATGGGCCTGCGGTTCTGGCACAACGGGCTGAAGCAGTTCTCCGCCAACAAGCCGCTTCTGGAGCCGGAGGACGCGAAGGGGCTGAAGTTCCGCGTGCAATCCTCCGACGTGCTGGTGGCGCAGATGTCGGCGCTGGGTGCGAGCCCGCAGAAGATGGCCTTCTCGGAGGTCTACGGCGCGCTGCAGACCGGTGTCGTCGACGGGCAGGAGAACACCTGGTCCAACATCTACGGCCAGAAGTTCTTCGAGGTGCAGGACGGCTCCACCGAGACCAACCACGGCCTGCTCGACTACCTGGTGGCGGTGAACGCCCAGTGGTGGATGGGCCTGCCGGAGGACGTGCGCACCCAGATCTCCCAGATCCTCGACGAGGTGACGGATGAGCGCAACGCCGAGGTGAACGCGGTGGACATGGCCGCGCGCCAGGCCATCCTCGACGCCGGCGGCGTGATCCGCGAGCTCACCCCCGAGCAGCGCAAGGACTGGGTGGTGGCGATGAAGCCGGTCTGGGAGCAGTTCGAGAAGGACGTGAGCCCGGAGTTCATCGCGCTGGCCCAGAGCATCAACGACAAGCACTGA
- a CDS encoding TerB family tellurite resistance protein gives MFSNFFESLMAASGGERRLHADDERLALAALLVRVARADGVYEASERAEIDRVLAARFALSTPDTEALRRSAEAVENDAPDTVRFTRTLKDAVPYEQRLGLVEALWQVALADDRRSNAENNLLRLVVNLLGVSDRDSGIARQTVQDRLGAGGPATQGGPWGA, from the coding sequence ATGTTCAGCAATTTCTTCGAATCGCTCATGGCCGCCTCCGGTGGCGAGCGCCGCCTCCACGCCGATGACGAACGCCTCGCGCTCGCGGCGCTGCTGGTGCGCGTCGCCCGGGCCGACGGCGTGTACGAGGCCTCCGAACGCGCCGAGATCGACCGGGTGCTCGCCGCCCGCTTCGCCCTCTCCACGCCCGACACCGAGGCCCTGCGCAGGTCGGCTGAGGCGGTGGAGAACGACGCGCCGGACACCGTGCGCTTCACCCGCACCCTCAAGGACGCCGTGCCCTACGAGCAGCGCCTCGGGCTGGTGGAGGCGCTGTGGCAGGTGGCCCTGGCCGATGACCGGCGCTCCAACGCGGAGAACAACCTGCTGCGGCTGGTGGTGAACCTGCTGGGCGTGTCGGACCGCGACAGCGGCATCGCCCGCCAGACCGTGCAGGACCGGCTCGGCGCAGGCGGCCCGGCCACACAGGGCGGCCCCTGGGGCGCCTGA
- a CDS encoding TRAP transporter small permease, which produces MSGKTIEPAGPVARFVNGFEETAIAVLLGLMTLITFINVPIRYLFNGVILPQVEFLWAVEMTGYLFAWLVIFGISYCVKVSANLGVDALIMVFPLPVRRMFGGFAVLVCILYALLLLKGSWDYWAPFANLPPTTGRWLPTGFVPQFLPQGWYEVSDIPMPGFLEFLSGWFNDGDEYEKIPRVLPYLILPLGFALLTFRFVQAAVRLGRGEIENVIASHEAEELVEDAAARADKEG; this is translated from the coding sequence ATGTCCGGCAAGACAATCGAGCCAGCGGGCCCCGTGGCGCGCTTCGTGAACGGGTTCGAGGAGACGGCGATCGCGGTTCTGCTCGGGCTGATGACGCTCATCACCTTCATCAACGTGCCGATCCGCTACCTGTTCAACGGGGTGATCCTGCCGCAGGTGGAGTTCCTCTGGGCGGTGGAGATGACAGGGTATCTCTTCGCCTGGCTGGTGATCTTCGGCATCAGCTATTGCGTGAAGGTCTCCGCCAACCTCGGGGTGGATGCGCTGATCATGGTGTTTCCGCTGCCGGTGCGCCGGATGTTCGGCGGGTTCGCCGTGCTGGTGTGCATCCTCTACGCGCTGCTGCTGCTGAAGGGCTCGTGGGATTACTGGGCGCCGTTCGCCAATCTCCCCCCCACCACCGGGCGCTGGCTGCCCACCGGCTTCGTGCCGCAGTTCCTGCCGCAGGGCTGGTACGAGGTGAGCGACATTCCCATGCCGGGGTTCCTGGAGTTCCTCTCCGGCTGGTTCAATGACGGCGACGAGTACGAGAAGATCCCCCGGGTGCTGCCCTATCTCATCCTGCCGCTGGGCTTCGCGCTGCTCACCTTCCGTTTCGTGCAGGCCGCGGTGCGGCTGGGGCGCGGCGAGATCGAGAACGTGATCGCGAGCCACGAGGCCGAGGAACTCGTCGAAGACGCGGCCGCGCGCGCCGACAAGGAAGGCTGA
- a CDS encoding TRAP transporter large permease — translation MDVALLFIMIVGLLLVGVPIAVALGFSSMVFLLVLSDTSLGAVAQTFFNAMAGHYTLTAIPFFVLASTFMSTGGVARRIIRFAIACVGHMPGGLAIAGVFSCMMFAALSGSSPATVVAIGSIVITAMRQQGYSKDFAAGVICNAGTLGILIPPSIVMVVYAAATDVSVGRMFLAGVIPGILAGFMLMLAIYVVARLRNLPRGEWQGWGEVGTGARDAFWGLLLIVVIMVGIYGVPGLTPALFTPTEAAAVAAVYAFFVANFVYRDMGPLAGTDGRPLPFHRRPLSPVTAFFHPDTRKALFESGKLTVMLMFIIANALILKHVLTDEQIPQELAASLLDAGLSWWSFLIVVNVILLIGGQFMEPSGLIVIVAPLIFPIAVDLGIDPIHLGIIMVVNMEIGMITPPVGLNLFVTSGVAGMSVMRVVKAALPFVAVLFVFLIMVTYIPALSTWLPNSRMGPEIIVK, via the coding sequence ATGGACGTCGCACTGCTCTTCATCATGATCGTCGGCCTGCTGCTGGTCGGCGTGCCGATCGCCGTGGCGCTCGGCTTCTCCTCGATGGTCTTCCTGCTGGTGCTGTCGGACACCTCGCTGGGCGCCGTGGCGCAGACCTTCTTCAACGCGATGGCCGGGCATTACACCCTCACCGCCATCCCGTTCTTCGTGCTGGCCTCCACCTTCATGTCCACCGGCGGCGTGGCGCGGCGCATCATCCGCTTCGCCATCGCCTGCGTGGGGCACATGCCCGGCGGGCTCGCCATCGCCGGCGTGTTCTCCTGCATGATGTTCGCGGCGCTCTCGGGCTCCTCCCCGGCCACCGTGGTCGCCATCGGCTCCATCGTGATCACCGCCATGCGCCAGCAGGGCTATTCGAAGGACTTCGCCGCCGGGGTGATCTGCAACGCGGGCACGCTGGGCATCCTGATCCCGCCCTCCATCGTGATGGTGGTCTATGCCGCGGCCACGGATGTCTCCGTGGGGCGGATGTTCCTCGCCGGCGTGATCCCCGGCATCCTGGCCGGTTTCATGCTGATGCTGGCGATCTACGTCGTCGCCCGCCTGCGCAACCTGCCGCGCGGGGAGTGGCAGGGCTGGGGTGAGGTGGGCACCGGCGCGCGTGACGCCTTCTGGGGCCTGCTGCTGATCGTGGTCATCATGGTGGGCATCTACGGCGTGCCGGGCCTCACGCCCGCGCTGTTCACCCCCACGGAGGCCGCCGCCGTCGCCGCCGTCTACGCCTTCTTCGTGGCGAACTTCGTCTACCGCGACATGGGCCCGCTGGCCGGGACGGACGGCCGTCCGCTCCCGTTCCATCGCCGCCCGCTCAGCCCGGTCACCGCCTTCTTCCACCCCGACACCCGCAAGGCGCTGTTCGAGAGCGGCAAGCTCACGGTGATGCTGATGTTCATCATCGCCAACGCGCTCATCCTCAAGCACGTGCTCACCGATGAGCAGATCCCCCAGGAACTCGCCGCCTCGCTGCTCGACGCGGGCCTGAGCTGGTGGAGCTTCCTCATCGTGGTGAACGTGATCCTGCTCATCGGCGGGCAGTTCATGGAGCCCTCGGGCCTGATCGTGATCGTCGCGCCGCTGATCTTCCCGATCGCGGTGGACCTGGGTATCGACCCGATCCATCTGGGCATCATCATGGTGGTGAACATGGAGATCGGCATGATCACGCCGCCGGTGGGGCTGAACCTCTTCGTCACCTCCGGCGTGGCCGGCATGTCGGTGATGCGGGTGGTGAAGGCGGCTCTGCCCTTCGTGGCGGTGCTCTTCGTCTTCCTCATCATGGTCACCTACATTCCCGCGCTCAGCACCTGGCTGCCGAACTCGCGCATGGGGCCGGAGATCATCGTGAAGTGA